AGCTCTCACCCTCTAGGCGGATTTTTTCGGTATTGACGGCTCGAACGCCCGGCACCTGCCGAGCTGCCTCAGCAGCTTCGAGGGCGATCACCTGAAAACGAACCGTTCCATTGAGCTGAACGATGCCTTCCTCTGTCTTCACATCGAAGTTTGCCGCTTTCAAGGTCGCGCTTTTCGCGAAGCGTTCCTTAATGAGAAGCGTGAGGATTTCATCCTGTTTCTTCAGTAACGTTTTCGCCAGATCTTTTTCCACGATCAACTTGTTCGTGACAGCCTTCACCCCGCTGACAGCCTGCGCCACCTCCGTCGCGGCAGTCTTGTCTTCTTCATTCGCGACCCGCCCGCTCAGTGTGACCACCTGTTTGTCATCCTCAACCTCGATCTCATAACGGAACAGCCGTAAATCTCCCATGAGCGCGAGTTTAACGGATAGGATCAGTGACGCCATCGGCTTCTTCGCAGCCGTCTCTTTTTCTTTGATATCGATCTCAGCAGAGGGTGGCAGGTCGGCCTTGATTGTCGGAGCAGGTTGTCCCTGTGGCTTGATCTCTCCTAAAGACTTGGGAGCAGCGCCGTGACCGTCTGTTGCAGCCGAAGAAGAGGGACGCGCTGGAATCTTTTCCAACGTGCCTTCCTTGCGATCCGTCGCTGATTCAGCCTTGGTCGGCTTGGACTCTGCCGGCGACTTGTGCGGCGTGGGTTGGGAGTCGGAAGAAGCCGGTGACGGCTGCTGTCGGGCTGCCGGCTTTTCCGGCACGACCTCCTTGTGTTCGGTTGCTGCCTCATTCTTCACTGCAGGGACAGTTGGTGGTTGTGACGAGCTCGGGGACGGCTTTTCAGACAGGCCTTCCTTGCGATCCGTTGCGGATTCAGCTTTGGCCGGCTTGGACTCTGCCGGTGACGGCTGCTGCCGTACTGCCGGTTTTTCCGGCACAGCCTCTTTGTGCTCGGTCGCCGCCTCACTCTTCACTGTAGGGACAGCTGGTGGTGACGAGCTCGGGGACGGCTTTTCTTTTTCCGGCATGCCCTCCTTGTCATGCCCATCGGACGCTTGCGAGCTGGTCCCTATCGGCCAGAATATGAGCAGACTGAGAATAACCAACCATTGAAATCTCATGGCCATAACGCAAGCCCTCCCCCTGGACCTGTCCCCGTGAATATACCTGTGTAGTGTAGCGAAACATTGTAACCCGCTCTCGGCCTGCTGTCATCTGCGTGGAGCCCGAAGCCCCCTGAGAATCAGGGGGCTTCGGAACATCAGATCGTCAGCGTAGCGAGTATGTGGAACGGTGTGACGATGGTGCAGCAGTCTGCTACGCAGCAAATGAGCCGCGCGAGGGAACAACCAGAGTCTGCGCGTGCGACTTGTAGAAGCTGAACAACCACGCGCTCGCAGCAGTCATGAGCAAAATCAGGCTAATACCTCCAAGACACGTCGCCGGACCAATCGTATCAGCTGCCCATCCAAAACCAGCCATTCCGGCCATCGACGCAGCCATCCCTCCCGTGGCGAAGCTCGTAAAGACTCGACCGAGGAGATGCGTCGGCGTCAACTCCTGAAGCATGGTCCACACCAGCGGAGTAAACATGGCCGTGCTACCCCCGATCACTGCAATCAGCGCCCCCGCAGCGACTGGCGCATCAAGGAATCCAAGAGCCGCAACTGCAAGCCCACCGATCGCTAACGCGCCCGACATAAACCGCAGGCGCCACGAGACATCCCCTTGCGTCACCGACGTCAGACTGAGAGACGCCAACAACATCCCCACGCCGAGAGCCGACCACAACCAACCGAGCTGGACCGGCCCCACACCCAGAACCTCCTTCGCAAACACCGGCAGGAGAAAAATGAAGGCGCTGATCCCGACACTATACAGCGAGGCCGTCAACATCAACATCAAGACCGTCTTTTGCTCGACGAATACGAAGCGGAAACCTGCCAGCAAATCAGAGGTAATACCGCCCATCAACCCATCGCCGGTTACCCGCCCACGATTAAGCGTTTCATGCACCTGAATGGGAAACAGGCACAGCGCCGAGAAGAAAAACGTCGCGGCATCAACATACAGGACGTTTTGCGCCCCGATGAGAGCAATCCCCAGTCCGCTCACGGCTGGGCCAACAAGCAGTCCCACGTTCGTCGTGGTTTGCATGAGTGCGTTGGCCGCCACCAATCGATCCTTTGCCACGATCAGCGGAACGGCGGAGGTCAAGGCCGGCCCGAAAACCGTTGAAAAAATCGCTGTCGCAAATACCAACACATAGAGCCGATCAAGCGTCAACGCACCCATTGCGTAAAGCAATGGAATCATAAGGACCATCAATGTGCGAAGAAGGTCTACACCGATCATGACCGGCTTTTTCCTAACACGATCTAAATACACGCCGATCAGTGGCCCAAACAACAAGGGAGGCAGCGTCTGTAGCAGTCCCACCACCGTCATCTTAAGTGCCGACCCAGTCATCTCATAGACAAACCAGAGCAACGCCACCTTATTGAGGCTGTCACCGATTTGAGAGATCGTCTGCCCGGCAAACAGAAATCCAAAGTTTCTCGTTTTGATTAACTCCCACCCATGACCGCGGCGGGCCGTGGAGTGGGGCTCTGGTGAATCAATGGCTGCTTCAGACATGTCGGCTCCCTCCGTTCACTTTATGCGCCGCAGCTTGCACCGCTACGCCTTCAAGAATTCGTTCGTACAACGCGACATAGTCCCGCGCCATCCGGTCGGCAGTAAACCGTTCGTCGAAGGCCGCTCGACAGCGTCGGCGCTCCAGGTGGGGCAACCGTCCCACCGCCTCGACCATCTCATCCAGGGTCTCACACACGAAACCGGTCACTCCATGATCGATGATTTCCGGAATGGATCCCCGTCGATAGGCTATCACCGGCGTTCCACAGGCCAGTGCTTCGATCAAGACCAGTCCGAAGGGTTCGGGCCAATCATAGGGACAGACCAACGCCATGGCGTTTCCAACAAAGTCATTCTTTTCGGCATCGGATATCTCGCCGACAAATTCGATCAACGGGTGCTTGAGCAACGGTTCAACCGCAGCCTCAAAGTACACTCGGTCCGCAGGGTCGACTTTTGCCGCCATTTTCAATGGGATGCCGGACCGCTTGGCGATTTCAATTGCCTGATCCGGGCGCTTTTCAGGGGAAATACGGCCAAGAAATGCCAGATATCCTTCACTCTTCTGATGGAAGCTGTAGAGGTTGCGGGGCAGTCCATGGTGGATAGTCCCAGCCCAGTTGGCCCACGGAAGCGGTTGGCGCTGGGAGGCCGAAATGGAGACAAGCGGCATTTCAATGAACTCGCGAAAGACCGGCTCCA
The Candidatus Nitrospira nitrosa DNA segment above includes these coding regions:
- a CDS encoding BON domain-containing protein, whose product is MAMRFQWLVILSLLIFWPIGTSSQASDGHDKEGMPEKEKPSPSSSPPAVPTVKSEAATEHKEAVPEKPAVRQQPSPAESKPAKAESATDRKEGLSEKPSPSSSQPPTVPAVKNEAATEHKEVVPEKPAARQQPSPASSDSQPTPHKSPAESKPTKAESATDRKEGTLEKIPARPSSSAATDGHGAAPKSLGEIKPQGQPAPTIKADLPPSAEIDIKEKETAAKKPMASLILSVKLALMGDLRLFRYEIEVEDDKQVVTLSGRVANEEDKTAATEVAQAVSGVKAVTNKLIVEKDLAKTLLKKQDEILTLLIKERFAKSATLKAANFDVKTEEGIVQLNGTVRFQVIALEAAEAARQVPGVRAVNTEKIRLEGES
- a CDS encoding MFS transporter — its product is MSEAAIDSPEPHSTARRGHGWELIKTRNFGFLFAGQTISQIGDSLNKVALLWFVYEMTGSALKMTVVGLLQTLPPLLFGPLIGVYLDRVRKKPVMIGVDLLRTLMVLMIPLLYAMGALTLDRLYVLVFATAIFSTVFGPALTSAVPLIVAKDRLVAANALMQTTTNVGLLVGPAVSGLGIALIGAQNVLYVDAATFFFSALCLFPIQVHETLNRGRVTGDGLMGGITSDLLAGFRFVFVEQKTVLMLMLTASLYSVGISAFIFLLPVFAKEVLGVGPVQLGWLWSALGVGMLLASLSLTSVTQGDVSWRLRFMSGALAIGGLAVAALGFLDAPVAAGALIAVIGGSTAMFTPLVWTMLQELTPTHLLGRVFTSFATGGMAASMAGMAGFGWAADTIGPATCLGGISLILLMTAASAWLFSFYKSHAQTLVVPSRGSFAA
- a CDS encoding glycosyltransferase family 4 protein — its product is MRIAQVSPLWESVPPKLYGGTERIVSYITEELVAMGHDVTLFASGDSETTAKLEAICPQALRLNTGIFNRDAPLIMQQERALGVSGNFDIVHSHLDFLGFPVARRNAVPMVTTLHGRLDLPELEPVFREFIEMPLVSISASQRQPLPWANWAGTIHHGLPRNLYSFHQKSEGYLAFLGRISPEKRPDQAIEIAKRSGIPLKMAAKVDPADRVYFEAAVEPLLKHPLIEFVGEISDAEKNDFVGNAMALVCPYDWPEPFGLVLIEALACGTPVIAYRRGSIPEIIDHGVTGFVCETLDEMVEAVGRLPHLERRRCRAAFDERFTADRMARDYVALYERILEGVAVQAAAHKVNGGSRHV